A part of Larkinella insperata genomic DNA contains:
- a CDS encoding glycosyltransferase family 9 protein, with the protein MNKITDALGRTPETIGIFRAIKLGDLLVAVPALRALRRAFPKAHIALIGLPWAADFVDRFPEYLDEFIPFPGWPGLPEQPVDPEKTTAFLNGMQKRRFDLVLQMQGNGTCVNPMMALLGARQTAGYYPAALPQYCLDADFYLPYPEGQHEIRRHVQLMEFLGLPAQGYDLEFPLTAADQQRAREVEELQQLASDPYVCIHAGGISARRWPESRFAQVADTLAEKGYRIVLTGTAGETPIVEKVQNLMKAPAISLAGKTDLGVIGRVLRGASLLVSNDTGVSHIASALKTPSVIIYSTSRPEEWGPLNQNLHRAVRETADPQRVTDEALTVLAP; encoded by the coding sequence ATGAATAAAATTACAGACGCCCTGGGCCGCACGCCCGAAACCATCGGGATTTTCCGGGCCATCAAACTGGGCGATTTGCTCGTTGCCGTTCCGGCGTTGCGGGCGCTTCGTCGGGCTTTCCCGAAGGCCCATATTGCCCTAATCGGTTTACCGTGGGCCGCCGATTTTGTGGACCGGTTTCCGGAATACCTAGACGAGTTTATCCCGTTTCCGGGCTGGCCCGGTTTGCCCGAACAACCCGTTGACCCCGAAAAAACGACCGCGTTTTTGAACGGGATGCAAAAACGGCGGTTTGATCTCGTTCTGCAAATGCAGGGCAATGGTACCTGCGTGAATCCGATGATGGCGCTGCTGGGGGCCCGGCAAACGGCGGGGTATTACCCGGCAGCGCTTCCGCAGTATTGCCTGGATGCTGATTTCTACCTGCCCTACCCCGAGGGTCAGCACGAAATCCGGCGGCACGTGCAGTTGATGGAATTTCTGGGCCTGCCGGCGCAGGGGTACGACCTCGAATTTCCGTTGACCGCGGCCGATCAGCAACGCGCCCGTGAGGTCGAGGAGTTGCAACAGCTGGCGTCCGATCCGTACGTGTGCATTCACGCGGGTGGCATTTCGGCCCGGCGCTGGCCCGAATCACGGTTTGCGCAGGTGGCCGACACCCTGGCCGAAAAAGGCTACCGGATCGTGCTGACGGGTACCGCCGGCGAAACCCCGATTGTGGAAAAGGTACAAAATCTGATGAAAGCGCCGGCCATCAGTCTGGCCGGAAAAACGGATCTGGGCGTCATCGGACGGGTACTTCGTGGTGCCTCCTTGCTGGTCAGCAACGACACCGGCGTGTCGCACATTGCCTCCGCCCTGAAAACGCCCAGTGTGATTATCTACTCGACGTCCCGGCCCGAAGAATGGGGGCCGCTGAACCAGAATCTGCACCGGGCCGTTCGGGAAACCGCCGACCCTCAACGTGTTACGGACGAAGCGTTGACAGTACTGGCGCCGTAA
- a CDS encoding glycosyltransferase, producing the protein MRKLNILIWHIHGAYLTAITQAEHNWYLPTKPDQSEGYIGRGVDSTMPEYVREVPADEVRNLDLDLILFQTPKNYQTDQFEILSEEQLQLPKIYLEHNTPEPHPTFSRHPVADDPGVSLVHVTHYNRLMWDNGQAPSYVIEHSVAIDPSVRYEGHREEGIVVVNELQRRGRMAGFDLFEEVRQQLPLTVMGMKSAEIGGIGEIHYRHLHRRLAEYRFLFSPMRYSSLPLAVIEAMTIGMPIVALATTELPTVIENNVHGFVSCSPDELVEKMRYLLDNPAEARRMGEQAKKLALSRFGLERFVRDWNRVMEEVVTAPVLSTLRP; encoded by the coding sequence ATGCGAAAACTAAATATCCTGATCTGGCACATTCACGGGGCTTACCTGACGGCCATTACGCAGGCAGAACACAACTGGTACCTTCCCACTAAACCCGATCAATCGGAAGGCTACATCGGCCGGGGCGTTGACTCCACGATGCCCGAGTACGTCCGGGAAGTACCCGCCGATGAAGTTCGCAACCTGGACCTGGATCTGATCCTCTTTCAAACCCCCAAAAACTACCAGACCGATCAATTCGAAATTTTGTCCGAAGAGCAGTTGCAACTGCCCAAAATCTACCTGGAACACAACACCCCCGAGCCACATCCCACGTTTTCGCGCCACCCGGTCGCCGATGATCCGGGCGTCTCCCTGGTGCACGTCACGCATTATAACCGGCTGATGTGGGACAACGGCCAGGCCCCCAGCTACGTCATTGAACACAGCGTGGCCATTGATCCGTCGGTGCGTTACGAGGGGCACCGTGAGGAGGGAATTGTGGTCGTGAACGAACTGCAACGACGGGGGCGGATGGCCGGATTTGATCTGTTTGAAGAGGTTCGGCAGCAGTTGCCCCTCACGGTCATGGGAATGAAATCGGCCGAGATCGGGGGGATCGGTGAAATTCATTACCGGCATCTCCACCGGCGGCTGGCCGAATACCGGTTTCTGTTCAGCCCCATGCGCTACAGCAGCCTGCCGCTGGCGGTGATCGAAGCCATGACGATCGGAATGCCGATTGTTGCCCTGGCCACCACCGAGTTGCCAACCGTGATCGAAAACAACGTCCACGGCTTCGTATCCTGCAGTCCCGACGAATTGGTGGAGAAAATGCGCTACCTGCTCGACAACCCGGCCGAAGCCAGGCGGATGGGCGAGCAGGCGAAGAAACTGGCTCTTAGCCGGTTTGGACTCGAACGGTTTGTGCGGGACTGGAACCGGGTGATGGAGGAGGTCGTTACGGCGCCAGTACTGTCAACGCTTCGTCCGTAA
- a CDS encoding amine oxidase yields the protein MDVLTHQRIALPDHILSNPFRSFWMAGYECTDKLNSWGNRVDFLHTTGHLQRLDDDYQDLQPFGIRTVREGIRWSQVEKRPYQYDWQVVEHMIERGRVNGIQQVWDLCHFGFPDDLTPLHPMFARRFAALCRSFIQFYRTIDPDRTLIVTPINEVSFLSWLGGDARGTSPYCIGQGWEVKYGLMRAYIEGVAALREIDPTVRILTTEPLVNMVPPLNATPEQIGQAALAHTDQYQATDMLSGRMCPELGGRPEYLDIIGLNFYYNNQWIVGSGEFLPWANDWLDPRWRPLRDLFMQVYHRYQRPIVLSETSHPGEDRPSWIRFVARESAAVLKQGIPLWGICLYPIIDRPDWDHLTPWHRSGLWDAELDVNGAVSQEPFRRILNQPYADALLDAQALVALAQIQPEVNHFRL from the coding sequence ATGGACGTATTAACGCATCAGCGTATTGCCTTACCGGATCACATACTTTCTAATCCATTCCGGTCCTTCTGGATGGCCGGCTACGAATGCACCGATAAACTTAATTCCTGGGGAAACCGGGTCGATTTCCTGCACACCACGGGTCACCTGCAGCGTCTGGACGACGACTACCAGGATCTGCAACCGTTCGGCATCCGGACGGTTCGGGAGGGAATTCGGTGGAGCCAGGTCGAGAAACGCCCCTACCAGTACGACTGGCAGGTTGTCGAGCACATGATTGAGCGGGGCCGTGTGAACGGTATTCAGCAGGTCTGGGATCTCTGTCACTTCGGTTTTCCGGATGATCTGACGCCCCTGCATCCGATGTTTGCCCGGCGGTTCGCGGCTCTGTGCCGGTCTTTTATCCAGTTTTACCGAACAATTGATCCCGACCGCACCCTGATTGTAACCCCGATCAACGAGGTCAGCTTTTTGTCGTGGCTCGGGGGTGACGCCCGGGGTACGTCGCCGTATTGCATCGGGCAGGGCTGGGAAGTCAAGTACGGACTGATGCGGGCTTACATTGAAGGTGTTGCCGCCCTGCGGGAAATTGACCCGACGGTCCGGATTCTGACGACCGAACCGCTGGTGAACATGGTGCCCCCGCTGAACGCAACTCCCGAGCAGATCGGGCAGGCTGCGCTGGCGCATACCGATCAGTACCAGGCGACCGACATGCTCAGCGGCCGGATGTGCCCCGAACTGGGTGGGCGACCGGAGTATCTGGACATAATCGGGCTGAATTTTTATTACAATAATCAGTGGATTGTGGGGTCCGGCGAATTTCTGCCCTGGGCCAACGACTGGCTCGATCCCCGCTGGCGCCCCCTGCGCGACCTGTTTATGCAGGTTTACCACCGCTATCAACGGCCCATTGTCTTGTCGGAAACCAGCCACCCCGGCGAAGACCGGCCATCCTGGATTCGGTTTGTAGCCCGGGAAAGTGCGGCCGTCCTGAAACAGGGTATTCCGCTCTGGGGCATCTGCCTGTACCCCATCATCGACCGCCCGGACTGGGACCATCTGACGCCCTGGCACCGGTCGGGTCTGTGGGATGCCGAACTGGATGTGAACGGCGCGGTTAGTCAGGAACCGTTCCGCCGGATTTTAAACCAACCGTACGCCGATGCGCTGCTCGACGCCCAGGCCCTGGTAGCCCTGGCTCAGATTCAGCCCGAAGTCAACCACTTCCGGTTATAA
- a CDS encoding glycosyltransferase family 1 protein: protein MSNHQPVTGTPATPQEAAKSLGLISETPAAQDLICFSHLRWNFVYQRPQHLLSRASRHFRVWFREEPVVDNRSWLEVRPVNAQLNILVPHLPGGTDAQTQQTMQRKWLDELLTQHQITDFVAWYYTPMALNFTEHIQPRLTVYDCMDELSAFRGAPPQLREREKQLLQQAKLVFTGGQSLYEAKKNLHPSVHAFPSSIDNHHFGQARLGLADPADQSSLAYPRIGFSGVIDERLDIALLGELAKRRPDWQFVLLGPVVKIDPASLPQGPNLHYLGMKAYEQLPAYFSNWQVALLPFALNESTRFISPTKTPEYLAAGLPVVSSPIRDVVSTYGECGPVWIADGAEEFERSIAAALADPGSMCWKRIDAQLAQSSWQQTWKDMHDLIEDQLQVARLSQFSATKAVTV from the coding sequence ATGTCTAATCATCAACCGGTAACCGGCACTCCGGCAACACCTCAGGAAGCAGCCAAATCACTCGGATTAATCTCGGAAACTCCGGCAGCCCAGGATTTAATTTGTTTTTCACACCTGCGCTGGAACTTCGTCTACCAGCGCCCCCAGCATTTGCTCAGCCGGGCCAGCCGCCACTTCCGCGTCTGGTTCCGGGAAGAACCCGTCGTCGACAACCGCTCCTGGCTGGAAGTGCGGCCCGTCAACGCCCAGCTCAACATCCTGGTGCCGCACCTGCCCGGCGGTACCGATGCCCAGACCCAGCAGACCATGCAGCGCAAGTGGCTCGACGAACTATTGACCCAGCACCAGATCACCGACTTTGTGGCCTGGTACTACACGCCCATGGCCCTCAACTTTACCGAGCATATCCAGCCCCGGCTCACCGTCTACGATTGCATGGACGAACTGTCGGCCTTCCGGGGGGCGCCCCCGCAATTGCGGGAACGGGAGAAACAATTGCTGCAACAGGCCAAATTGGTCTTCACGGGCGGTCAGAGCTTATACGAAGCCAAGAAAAATCTGCACCCCTCGGTGCACGCCTTTCCCAGCAGCATCGACAACCACCACTTTGGGCAGGCCCGCCTGGGGCTGGCCGATCCGGCCGATCAGAGTTCGCTGGCTTACCCGCGCATCGGCTTCAGTGGGGTTATCGACGAGCGGCTGGACATCGCCCTGCTGGGCGAACTGGCGAAACGGCGGCCCGACTGGCAGTTTGTGCTGCTGGGTCCGGTGGTCAAGATTGACCCGGCTTCGCTGCCGCAGGGGCCTAACCTGCACTACCTGGGCATGAAGGCCTACGAGCAGCTGCCGGCCTATTTCAGCAACTGGCAGGTGGCGCTGTTGCCCTTTGCGCTCAACGAATCGACGCGCTTCATCAGCCCCACCAAGACGCCGGAGTACCTGGCTGCGGGTCTGCCGGTGGTGTCCTCGCCGATCCGGGATGTGGTCAGCACCTACGGGGAGTGTGGTCCGGTGTGGATTGCCGACGGGGCGGAGGAGTTTGAGCGTTCGATTGCTGCGGCGCTGGCAGATCCCGGGTCGATGTGCTGGAAACGGATTGATGCCCAGTTGGCGCAGAGTTCCTGGCAGCAGACCTGGAAGGATATGCACGACTTGATTGAAGACCAGTTACAGGTGGCCCGACTGTCGCAGTTTTCGGCTACAAAAGCCGTTACGGTCTAA
- a CDS encoding SusC/RagA family TonB-linked outer membrane protein, whose translation MKNQLPRRGPGRRFTRISLLQPLLILWAAVSAIAQTITGKVTSDNGESLPGVSIQLRGTTTGTTTDPNGNYSLTLPAASGTLVFSFIGFQTQEVPINNRPTINVTLATDVQALSEVVVVGYGTQRRQELTTAVTSVGAQAIQRQPVAGFDQALQGQAPGIQVTAPTGAPGAGINIRIRGNNSISLTNSPLYVIDGVPVLPTYDQELGIGNQRPNPLNTLNPNDIESIDVLKDAAAAAIYGLRASNGVVVITTKRGKTGQPQVSLNVYYGTQQLRRKIELLNARQFAEYFNEANVAAGNPPAFTDLNNLPYNTDWQDAVYRTGPIQNYQISLSGGTDRTKYYVSGGYFKQTGILLNSGFDRYNFKLNLDQQMGDRFRLGTSLNLSRTNNNTSVRSELGLQNSGTVLGALAQIPTIPIRNPNGSYAINPFQQLDNPVGNLLETNNRAIIYQVIGNVYGELDILPNLSLRSSLGIDFRTQLENQFITRNYPGTQNASPATRGSASTATNQQVVWLWENTLTYDPELGNDHKLTLLGGQSVQSSDRFTSRASVTGFPSNAVPYLSAGTQFTAPSSYQDQWGLLSFFARAIYNYQERYLATLSLRADGSSRFAPNNRFGYFPALSLGWRVSRETFFPQSKVVNDLKLRVSYGANGNQEIGAYQRFSTYASGANYAGSGGIQGGIAPQQIGNTDLRWETTKQFNVGVDIGLFNNRLTATLDAYHKRTTDLLTNVPLPFNAGAQNPQIIQNIGDIQNKGLELGINSTNIESQGNGLNWTTNFNISLNRNKVLDIGTLRNEQGQEVDRQIIGDFTITRKGEPLGAFYGYVVQGIFESQQEITQAPTQPNNPQPGDIRFADLNGDGVIDANDRAVIGNPNPDFFAGLTNTFTYKGFELSFLFQGSFGNDIFNQNRMSIEGMSDPFNQTARVLTRWRPDNTNTDIPRAVRYDPNQNNRFSTRFVESGTYTRLKNLTVAYTLPTKTVQRARISSARIYLTGQNLLTFTNYTGYDPEVSADPFSSVGFGRDYGVYPQARTYTAGITVNF comes from the coding sequence ATGAAAAATCAGCTACCACGGCGTGGACCCGGTCGACGGTTCACGCGCATCAGCCTGTTACAACCTCTTCTGATTCTCTGGGCCGCCGTCAGTGCAATCGCCCAAACTATAACCGGTAAAGTAACCAGTGACAACGGAGAGTCGCTACCCGGTGTTAGCATTCAGTTGAGGGGAACCACTACCGGCACCACCACCGACCCCAACGGCAATTACTCCCTGACGCTTCCGGCCGCCAGCGGAACGCTGGTCTTTAGTTTCATCGGGTTTCAAACGCAGGAAGTGCCCATCAACAACCGGCCGACCATCAACGTCACCCTGGCAACCGACGTTCAGGCCCTGTCGGAAGTGGTGGTAGTGGGATACGGTACGCAGCGCCGGCAGGAACTGACCACCGCCGTTACTTCAGTGGGCGCTCAGGCCATCCAGCGGCAGCCCGTCGCCGGTTTTGATCAGGCCCTGCAGGGACAGGCCCCCGGTATTCAGGTAACGGCCCCAACGGGTGCGCCCGGCGCGGGTATCAACATCCGGATTCGGGGCAACAACTCCATCAGCCTGACTAACTCGCCCCTGTACGTCATCGACGGCGTGCCGGTTTTGCCCACGTATGACCAGGAACTCGGTATTGGCAACCAGCGTCCTAACCCGCTCAACACCCTGAACCCGAACGATATTGAGTCCATCGACGTCCTGAAGGATGCGGCCGCTGCGGCCATTTACGGACTACGGGCATCCAACGGGGTGGTGGTGATTACGACCAAGCGGGGCAAGACCGGGCAACCGCAGGTGAGCCTGAACGTTTACTACGGCACGCAGCAGTTACGCCGAAAAATCGAGCTGCTCAACGCCCGCCAGTTTGCCGAGTATTTCAACGAAGCAAATGTTGCCGCCGGCAATCCGCCCGCCTTTACGGACCTGAACAACCTGCCCTACAACACCGACTGGCAGGATGCCGTGTACCGCACCGGCCCCATTCAGAACTACCAGATCAGCCTCAGTGGCGGCACCGACCGAACGAAATACTACGTCTCGGGCGGGTACTTCAAGCAAACCGGTATCCTGCTCAACTCGGGTTTTGACCGGTACAACTTCAAACTGAATCTCGACCAGCAAATGGGCGACCGGTTTCGGCTGGGTACCAGTCTGAACCTGAGCCGGACCAACAACAACACCAGCGTCCGGAGCGAACTGGGGCTGCAAAATTCGGGTACGGTATTGGGCGCTCTGGCCCAGATTCCGACCATCCCGATCCGCAACCCAAACGGCAGTTATGCCATCAACCCGTTCCAGCAGCTGGATAACCCGGTGGGCAACCTGCTGGAAACAAACAACCGAGCCATCATTTACCAGGTAATCGGAAATGTCTACGGCGAACTGGACATCCTCCCCAATCTGTCGCTTCGTAGTTCGCTGGGGATCGATTTCCGGACCCAACTCGAAAACCAGTTCATCACCCGCAACTACCCCGGCACCCAGAACGCCAGCCCCGCAACCCGCGGTAGCGCCAGCACCGCCACGAATCAGCAGGTGGTCTGGTTGTGGGAAAATACGCTGACCTACGACCCGGAACTGGGAAACGATCATAAACTGACGCTGCTGGGCGGCCAGTCCGTTCAGTCGTCGGACCGGTTTACCTCCCGCGCTTCGGTTACCGGTTTTCCGTCGAATGCCGTGCCGTACCTGAGCGCCGGAACGCAGTTTACTGCCCCCTCCAGTTACCAGGACCAGTGGGGGTTGCTGAGCTTTTTTGCCCGCGCCATCTATAATTACCAGGAACGGTATCTGGCTACGCTCAGCCTGCGGGCCGACGGTTCGAGCCGGTTTGCGCCGAACAACCGCTTCGGGTATTTCCCGGCCCTGTCGCTCGGCTGGCGGGTTTCGCGCGAAACCTTTTTTCCACAGTCCAAAGTCGTCAACGACCTGAAATTGCGGGTGAGTTACGGCGCCAACGGCAACCAGGAAATTGGGGCCTATCAGCGGTTCAGCACCTACGCATCGGGGGCCAACTACGCCGGTTCGGGCGGAATTCAGGGCGGAATCGCCCCCCAGCAGATCGGGAATACCGATTTACGCTGGGAAACGACCAAGCAGTTCAACGTGGGGGTCGACATTGGTTTGTTCAACAACCGGTTAACGGCGACCTTGGATGCCTACCACAAACGCACCACCGACCTGCTGACGAACGTGCCGCTGCCCTTCAACGCGGGAGCGCAGAATCCGCAGATCATTCAGAACATCGGCGACATCCAGAACAAAGGGCTGGAGCTGGGCATCAACAGCACCAACATTGAAAGCCAGGGCAACGGCCTGAACTGGACAACCAACTTTAACATCAGCCTGAACCGCAACAAGGTGCTCGATATTGGCACCCTCCGCAACGAGCAGGGGCAGGAAGTCGACCGGCAGATCATCGGCGATTTTACCATCACCCGCAAAGGTGAACCGCTGGGCGCCTTTTACGGCTACGTGGTGCAGGGGATTTTCGAGTCGCAGCAGGAAATTACCCAGGCCCCCACCCAACCCAATAACCCACAGCCGGGCGATATCCGGTTTGCCGACCTGAACGGCGACGGGGTGATCGACGCCAACGACCGCGCGGTCATCGGAAACCCCAACCCGGACTTTTTCGCCGGCTTGACCAACACATTCACCTACAAGGGTTTTGAACTCAGCTTTCTGTTCCAGGGTAGTTTTGGAAACGACATCTTCAACCAGAACCGAATGAGCATTGAGGGCATGTCGGACCCGTTCAACCAGACCGCGCGGGTGCTGACCCGCTGGCGTCCCGACAACACGAATACTGACATTCCGCGGGCCGTTCGCTACGATCCCAACCAGAACAACCGGTTTTCGACCCGGTTTGTGGAAAGCGGCACCTACACCCGCCTGAAAAACCTGACCGTTGCTTACACCCTGCCGACCAAAACGGTGCAGCGGGCCCGCATCAGCAGCGCCCGGATTTACCTGACCGGCCAGAACCTGCTCACGTTCACTAACTATACGGGTTACGACCCCGAAGTGAGCGCCGACCCGTTCTCATCGGTGGGCTTTGGCCGCGACTACGGCGTCTATCCGCAGGCCCGAACCTATACCGCAGGCATCACCGTCAACTTTTAA